The DNA region GACATGCCAAAATTCCTTGAGCTTCGATTCAGGCTTTCATATCTAAAGAGTGCACTCAACGCTCAACAATAAGAACTTGCCTTATGTATGATTCTGTTCTTTTGTCTGCACCTTTGCATCCACAGCTGCACTTGGGGCATGATGTGATGGTGGGATTGTAAAATGTGGAAAGTGAAACACAGCAGATTGGAGTTTTGTTCGCCAAAAAGCTCGAGTAAGTGCATGTTGATCGCCACGTTCCTGCAAAACACAAGTGATGTAATATGAATTTTGGTCTTTAAAGAAAGCAATTCAATAATCCTGATAACAAATCAATTCTCAAGAATACTGTTTTGAGCCTAGTTCAATCTATCTGCCGACTTTGGAAGGCTGGTTTAGGCTTTTGTAGTCTTTTCCTCACAGATGCTTTACTCAGGTACATATCATCGTGCCTTCATTTGGTTTTGGTAATAATCATTACTTTtacacacacacccacacaaACCCCCCATAGAACTTTTGGAAGTTAATGGCGACTACTAAACCTCAATAATCACTGAGAGATTAGCACTTGACTTCAATTCtctggaaaagaaaatatagcCCCTATTTGGTAGaattaaaaatcacaagttGTTTAAACTAATGGAAAGAAGTGAATTTAATCTGTATGATTGTTGCCATGAAGTTTCCTCTGTTAGTCTATGATCAACAGAACAACGTATGTCTCGTTTCATATTTCTACAATCATAAACCAGGTTAAATTGTGGCAATAGAACGGTGGTGCATTTGGCATAAACTTATGAAAACCTGAACTTGTCTTCTACCCCCAATATCTGAAGAAACTGTGGGATCAGTATCCAAAACTGGGCTACAGGTGTAACCAGGACCTGGTGCCATTAAAGTAAGATTTGGAGGCGCTCGCACAGAAGTATTTTCCCCTATGTTACCAACTGTAATTTCAAAGGAAGAGAATGACGCGGCAGGGTTGATAGCCCAAGCAGAAAGAAGACCACCACGGCAGCAGTCCTCTGACTTGTTTTGTGGTAAGGCATCTGGCATGAGATTAGCTATGGAAGGGTCTTTCTTGCAGGAGTGTGGTACCTGGTATTTGAAGGATGAGCAATTTCCTTGCTCTGTGGCAAAGGCACCACTCATTGACCATATCACTTCATTCATGGCCCAAGTCCACCCTAGTTTCCACCCAGGTTTGTCCACATGGCGATACTGATAGTAGTTCTGGATGGTAACCCTTGCCTGAAAAGAACCACAATGTTGTTATAGATCTAGTAGATGCACATAGCGGGCAGACTTCCTCAAAACGATCAATTAGAACCTAGAGATTGTCTCTGAAACATACACATCAACAAAAGTCTAGGTTTCTTAAATGATAATCCTGCACTATAGGGTTCAACAACTTTCTTGAATTACTTCTTATCCCACTTATTCAGGGTTGAATCTTCTAACATTTATAGTCTcaaacatgcacatatgaaatatGCTTGTCTCCTTGGTATGTCGACCATGCAGTAATTATGATTGTAAAAAATAGTAGAACTGATCCGTGATtttgagatgaaacactttacTAACCACATAGCCATCAGTTGTCCATTGGTGAATGTCGAAAGTAACGGTAATGTTTCCATTTGGATCCAAGGGATCAAAGCAGTCTGCAAGCAGAGAAAACGTCGTCCCAATTATAAGCAAGAAACAATTCTCTCCCCCAAAAAACTGAATCACAGAAGCAGAAAAGGGAAAAGTGTGATGCCTGCTAATCCGCTAAAAGCAACTAAAACGATTGACAGCAGTGCAGAAGGCCATACACGGGAAGGTATTGGTGCCATCTTTCTTTGGAGATAATCCGCAGGAAAGAGATGGACAGACGCTAATGTAGTAGAGCGAGACAAGCAAGGTCTTTATTTGATCACTCCGTTAACAAGAAGACATATTCTGCACTAATCTGGAGAAACCGAATTTCTGCTCACCCATCTTTTCAACATCCGGACCATACAAGAATCGTCATTGGAATTACCAAACTGGGTATGGACAGATAAATCCAATGACCAGGATCATGAAGAGCCAGTCGGGAGATTCTATGATGATCCATGCTTATAACTAAgcaacagaaaaaaataaaaaataaaataaataaaataaaaaaacttgtaaGGCCACGGTAGGAAAGTTCTGTAGATTATGACCCATGCATGCTAAGCAACAGAAGAAGCTGGAAGGCCGCTGTTTTATTCCTCGTATCCTATTTGATAGACATTGTAAAGGCCGGCACACTCTGTGTTTCAAACCACGCGGCAAAAGAAGATTGTGGCTTTTCATCATCCGTGTGTCAGGGTATTCCTATGCATGTTCCTCTGGAACATATCTTCATCTCCAACTCCAAGCGTCTTAGGCGTCGAAGACAAGAACTTGGGTAAACGTTTATTCTATTATCGAACATCATCTgtatcatttaattaataaaacttaaaaatttatcttttaaattatactATATTACATAAACACTATCAATTGGGCTACGcttgaaaataaaatctctCTTTTTACCATCACCATTGTACCTCAATCGATGAAGTTACAGATAGTACATTCCATTCCATACAAATCCAGTAGTAAAACGATGCAGCAGAAAAATCTTGACAGCTGACAATATTTGATGATGTGATGTGTCCGTTTTAATTGTTCATGATAAAGAGTataaaattctttataaatgtaataattcTATTCTTATTTTGTTGAAGGTCAAGAGCACTTTTGAATTCAATAGTCAGTACCACATGTCAACATCGCATGCAAGGCAAGGGTATCCATGCCGATGTCACGTTGATGTAAGCATGACATTGTGGGGGGTGGTTGTGCTGGTTCAAGGTGCTGCTGGTGAAGGGAATCCTGTTGTGGGATGGGCATTGGGTTTTAAAAGGAActttaatcaaataaaaattatgaaaattgacTCCACTGACTTTTGACATTAGCTAGATTATGGAAAAGCTACAGTATATAGGTTCGAAAGGGTgaaaacgaaagaaaaaaagattaataATCTGTGAAGCAGTCTGTATTGACGAAGGAAGAGACAAATTCAGAAGGCTAGAGTCAAAACTAAATTCCATAACCAGAGATACTAATTACAAAATGGGAGAAGATTCTATTGGATAGATTCACCTCTTAGACACATTCTTCAagagttaaaaaagaaaaaagaaaaaaaaagtggattaaatacaattacacaaaaataaaccaacaaaatAACGTTGTATgagatgatatattaaattgtaaaattaattttattgtaatagATTTAACAAAtcactttagtttataaatttatttttttgtatcatctaaatttaattgtacagataataaaaaataaataacttattataatttaagAATTGGTTTGGattcaacttatctcaactcGTACTATAAGATACTCTCTATTAAAATCACTTCCTAATCCAAAacaatctcattttatctcactttttaatctaaatacacaatttttaaaaactatcttatttcatctcaacttaacaatctcactattattcacaaaccatctcaactcattttatctcattttacttcttaattcaaaaatataaaatttttaaaaactatcttatcttatctcaactcaataactttattattgttatttataaatcatcttaactcatcttatcttatatcTGAATacaaatcaaaaatttatatttaagagTTAATATGCCCAAGATATATCCTATGATTTGAGAGCATGCAAAACTATACACAATAAGGCTTTTACCTTTGCATTgatctctcttttcttctactttttCCTCTCTAagctatttttcttattatttttgccTTCTTTTGTGGGTTTGTTTGTATGCATCGTAAAAGCTAACCCGACCAATATTCTCTCTCTGCCAGATCATGGGCCTGTGCTACAGAATTCTTCCAATTATTATTCTCTTTTCCGtacctttaatttttattctctttccTTTATGTCTCGTTGCTTAACGTTGGACGTACAAAAAGAAGTTTCAGGATCGTTTTTCGTGTTTTAATTTCTTGTCATCGCCTGAAGCACGCCAATTATTATTTAGTACGACAGGAACATCAAGGGGGAAGCCGTGGGGAAGCCGTGCGCATGCATGCCAATGTGCTCCGGCTCTATTCTTCGTCGACCACATCTAGTATTGACCTAGTGCTAACACGGCTACAGTGCTGGCCTGGTTGTTTATGCAGTACTACTTATGATGTTCGTTGATCCAAGCATGCATCCATGTCTGTGTAGAATGAGTCGTACTGCACAACACGATGGACTTCAAATGCGCTTCTCTTCTTTGAAGTCCACTTGGATTATTAACTGTTTCTAAAAGCCAAAAAACATCTTGGATTATCTGTCTTTGATAAGGTTTGTGATCATTCACTGTTTAGCACAATAAAAGTACGGGTGGATGGCCGTTGACATTTCATGGCTCCACTTCACTTCTACGTCAACATGTTTAAAGCATTATAATGGATTAGCACACTCAATTTACCCGATACAGAACTTATGGTAAATAGTAATCATTATGATAACAAAAATTTATGGtccttaatattattattgatcatACCCTTGATATAGTTAAGGCAGCTCATGTGCTGTATGACTAGGAAGATGGCTGCAAAAGTGTAGAAGAGGAGGCAAGGGGCTCGTGCACGACTGAATTTGTAGAAATTGAAATCGGATTGCCCTCCAGTTGCAACATGATACTCCCCAGGATTTCAGTCAATAATTTCTTGAACTCGTCTTCTTTAACCATCTTCCCATCATCCGCACTCATCATCTTGAACACATCACTAACAACCTTGTCCATCTGTTCGTGAGTTTAAGACCAAATAAATCACATGTTAATTATTGTCTAAGCAGGGGGCTTAAAAATGTGTGAGACACACATACAATCGAGGGGCATATATATCAACTAGCCAAGCCCTGAACAACCATAAGTCCTCCCAGCCAAATACATCACTCTAAACAGAGTTACTCCAACACAACACGATATTCTGCATTACAACTAGTTActactttcttttttcccttctctatGCATGACTGACGCAATACGTGGTAGCATCATACTAGTGCACGTTATGCATAAGGGCACTGTTTTCACATCAAACAGCTATATCACGCTAACATCCTTTGAAAGTACCTACTCTATGAATCAATAAACCTATGCTGTTAACATAATACTGAGATAAATTCACTCAAGTTCCAGTTAGTTTGAAACTGAAGATAACTTAGCTGTGACTGTAGCAGCATACCTCTTCAACTGCACCAACTGGAGGTAGACCAGCTGACGGACCCACAACATCCAACGCCACTTGCAGATACTTCTTAGACAGTTTTCCACTGCGATCTTTTGGTACATTCTCTAAAGTCGCATTCAAAATCTGCATCATGCAAGATTTTGTCATGGAGTTCTCTTTCGTTAAGTGTGCACCATGAATTTTAAGTCGAAAAAAATAAGGGCATTTTCACATTATAAAGTATAAACCTTGTCTAATTCAAACTGGTTTGATAATAATCTCTTAACGCCACTTCCGTCAAAGGTATTTTCACTGTGGGCGACAATCACAGGCTGCTCTTTGAGATGCTGAGCCACACATTCTGCAACTTTCTTAAACTCCACCAAGAATGTTTCTTGAGAGACAGATTTGTCCCAATCATGACCAGCACAGGATCGAAATGCTGGTTGCACAAAGTTTTCCAAAACCTACAAAATAAAAAGGACCaggaaaatggaaaagaaaagaaaataaaattgtgtaAATGTTTCAATATCTTTTTGACTGGAAAGGAAAGTGCTTTTCTTCCTAGGACTTTGTACTCAAATTCCATGCTTAGGCAGCAAGGATATGATTTGAACATGGACGAGTACaaaaagttaataatttttattaacagTCTTTACATATTCAGTTGAAATTAAGTTGGTCTGAGCTGAAATTCGAAGTTGAATTGCAAAAGAAACAATTACCCAAGAATCCGAAGAAGGGGGCATCCCTTGATCCACGCTAAGTTTTTCAAAAGCCTTAATTATAGAGTCTCGGAGGGATCCATCATGTGAATCTATCTGTGAAAATATGGACAGCATCTCTGGTTCAAAAGTTGGGCCAGTGATAAATTCAAGAAGGTCTTCACCATCAATCCGGAGGATCACAACAGGATCCCGCTTCAACCCGGCAGCCATGCCTAACAGAATGTCTGAAAGAACCTCTTTGAACTCAGTCTTGCTCACTGTTTCTTGTTTCCCATGTGTGAATTCATTCAAGACCTGTATAATATAACGTCAACCAAGGctctaatttgaatatttagctTACAATGTATGAACTGTTAGCATTCTAATTGTACTTGAGAACTTGATCCACAATTTAAATCTACACGATTAACGATCGACGATCAGAGGTGATTAGTGGTCTGCTATCCCATCTCGACTAAATGCATAACAGgaaaattatatcaaaagaCAGGCCTAATACTTCGATCAATCTTACTGAACCAGCTGAGATATATAGTTGTAAAGTGAGAACCTCAATTACATGTAAAGTGAAAACCCTCCTTTGCCTAGCAcgcactcacacatgcactcTGGCTTCCTCATTTATCTTGCACCAATTGGTTAACGTTATTTTAGAATTCTGTGCTTAAACTATTAGGATTTATTGGGTCAGTTAATCCAAGATTATCGATCCCAGAAACAAAGAAAAGGCATAAACGCACATAATTATTGGGTAAAGATAATGTCACAGGTATAATACGATATGAAGACAATAATTGTAATAAGAAAATAAGCCTATTTATGAGTCATCAATATTCTAAAATGCTGTACAGATGATTAACATGCTGGAGTGCTATGTGGTCAAATTCTTATGAAGAAGTCCTTGTTGTCTcgggaaagaaaagaagcacATGACATAAACCTGTTGCTGTTTACTAACTCCAAACCTGCTTGCACACAAGATAAGGTATCACGCATGCTTTGACTTCTAATGCTCTTGATTACGTTTCAGTAGTATTCTATTCTAACATGCCATTGTCACCAACAaattacaattatttattttctaagcCAATATGTTACGGTTGAGTTGTTTATTATTCTTGCTTGTTTTTGGGCTGAATTTATTAATTCAGGGACAGTAATATATTCGTAAGTTGCACCCTCGGTCCTAAGTTAGatacatcttatctcatctgataattataatttttttaatataaaataaaataaataataatctttttaattattaaaataattataatatttaaattacatatcctaacaatattttatttaatttttaatttttaatttttatctcaatttaccGCGTCGAGATGCCGTTAAGAGAAATGGAACACCGGACACATACCTCAGAATAAATGTGATCGGAATCAGGAGCGCTGCCCTGAGTAGGCAAACCCAGAGCAGCACCAATATCAGCCACAGCAGGCTGAAGCTCCTTCACAGAGAGTTTCCCATCTCTATCCGCATCAAGCTCCTGGAACTTATGGTCCACGAAATTGCTAAACACCTCATCGTTCCCAACCAACTTCATTATATCCGAACCGTCCATAACCTGTCCGTGTTCTACGCTTTTCTTCTTGGGTGCGCCAGTAGGAGTCTCCATTCGCTGCTTCTCTCTggttttctccttttttctcttttggggGTATGGGGTTGATCTCTGCTTTCTTGTGAGTCCTGTGAATTGCGTTGTGTGCTTTGGGTCGGAGTCTCGTGAGTCTGACACAGATTAAAAGTGAGAAGAGTTGCTTTGGGAGATATGAGGCTGCCTTTGCTTCTTCAATGGATTTTCATCAATCAtggccacagagagagagagagggggccAGGGTGTGTTCTTTAGGGAGGTGGGGAAGTGCAAGACGAGTTTGATGATTTCCCTTTCCAAACTGCACTTTTGACCTCTCAAAGCTGTAATTCTACGTCAttccaaagaaagaaaatatgaaagaagacaaaaaaagaaaaaaaaaaaaaaagccatccAGGTACTGGATAACGCTAGAACTTATAATTAAGTTAattaacattaaaataaaacgctggaacttataattaatttaattaaaattaaataataatatttattatttttgtttttaattatttaaaatataatataccaagacatgatttttttttcatcattctagttttatttatatatcgatgagtataattaaaaataataaaattatggtGAATAATGGTATTTTTAGCATTTtccaaacttaaaattaaactaaagaTTAATTCCAGATATAATTTTAGACGGGATAAGTCTTGCaagcttattttaaaaaatagtatgatatatttattcttttttaaaaaaatgcacataacttatatattttataattatataaattatagaataattttaaatataattatagaatatataatcatcatataatcgttttaaaaaataataaaattaattttttatataaattttatatttatttatattttttaaaaaattatatcacgcTTTCACgtcttataattacaaatattaattttctattttactatttttaaatttgtgctGTTTAAATACTGTTACTCctaactaaaataatatttaatatccGGAATTCCTCTTTTCTTAGACATGTTTTCCACGTTAATTTCAAGGTGTGGCTATTATGCCGCCAGCAGCTCTTATCGGTAGTCGTTcagtttttatttcctttttattacttaatattttttaatcattttcttaattattaaaaataaaatatattaatacatttaaaattatttctttaattattaaaatatacttaaatagtgaaaatatcttcatattttttaacatattctattattatttattattttattattatttttatttaatattttttattactattcataatatattttaatatttcttaacatttaaatataattaaataaataaataaatttaatataaaaataaaaaaaataaaaaaataagggaCGAACGGTCAAGTGGAGCGATACGTTCCAGCCGGCATACTAATGTCTCTCTTCACTTTTCTTTCCAAAAACTACACGCACTTTGCCACGAATGATGAATGTGTGTGGTGGGACACGTGGGCGGTCTGGGGGACTCGAGATAAAAAAGGCCAGTGGGATCGCTACAACAACCGGGGTCAAAATTTTTATGCTTTGGTCGGTCCGTATGCGAACGACACGTTGTCCCACGGGACTAATATCTACTCCTATTGCGTATCTCTCACGTATATTGCCACGGGGCTTTCGTCCAATGAAGTAGGGACGACCATATACTTTGTTGCGTTGTCGGTTCCAAAGCTCGTCTCGATTCCCACCTTTCgttatgtttaatacaaagatataaataataataattaataaatgaaaataaagtgatttttttggaatttaaTTCCAACTCGATTATATAAGTTAATCactaaaataattttgagaTCTTTTTCCTAACCTTCTTCCTCTTACCTTGGttggttaattaaaataaaaaattttattttatctcatctcaatttattattataatttttttaaaattttaatataaaatattataaataatctaactttttcaaatttcaatacaaga from Carya illinoinensis cultivar Pawnee chromosome 6, C.illinoinensisPawnee_v1, whole genome shotgun sequence includes:
- the LOC122313998 gene encoding uncharacterized protein LOC122313998; the protein is METPTGAPKKKSVEHGQVMDGSDIMKLVGNDEVFSNFVDHKFQELDADRDGKLSVKELQPAVADIGAALGLPTQGSAPDSDHIYSEVLNEFTHGKQETVSKTEFKEVLSDILLGMAAGLKRDPVVILRIDGEDLLEFITGPTFEPEMLSIFSQIDSHDGSLRDSIIKAFEKLSVDQGMPPSSDSWVLENFVQPAFRSCAGHDWDKSVSQETFLVEFKKVAECVAQHLKEQPVIVAHSENTFDGSGVKRLLSNQFELDKILNATLENVPKDRSGKLSKKYLQVALDVVGPSAGLPPVGAVEEMDKVVSDVFKMMSADDGKMVKEDEFKKLLTEILGSIMLQLEGNPISISTNSVVHEPLASSSTLLQPSS